GGTCAATTTGGTAAGCGTCCATCCAGGCGCCAGCGGGCCAGCAGCGGACAAAGCCGAAAGTGGGATGGAATACTTTGGGGCGGTGATGCCTCGGGCCTTGCACCAGCGGCGTAAGGGCACATAGCCGGACACTCCAAACTTGCGGCCGACAGCTTTTTCTACGGCGAGCACTGCCGCCTGCCGGGTGCCGAGACCCAGGTCATCCTTGAGTTTTTGCACCTGCCGGACTGCAGCAGACGCGGTTGCCATTGCCGTCGCTTCACGGCGCGAACCGATCTCGGCCTTGGTTTCGATGGCGTGGTCGCGCTGCTCGATCGCCAGCTTTTCCGAGCGTTTGGATTCCAGCAGGTGCTCCAGGGCGCCGATGTAGTCAGCGGGCAATGCCGGGGCACGCTGGTTGCGCTGTTGGACCATCTCCCAAAACTCGCGCACCAGCTTCTTTTTGAAGGCCCGGACAATGTCCGTGTTGCGCATGTAGGTCAGCAGCAGCGTGGATTGGGGTTCATTTAGGAAGGCGTATTCAGTCGGGCGTCCTCCCGTACTTTCGGATTTGAAATCCAGAAGTCCGAACTCCTCCAGATCGGCCTGATAGGTGCGTACAAGCTTGATGACGCTTGCGTGATCGCTGAGTGTGCCCTCGGCAATTGCCAAGGTAGTCGTGACGGCATCACCGTCTTTGATGATGACGATGGTCATTGATCACCCCCAATTTCCCGCGCCACGTTTTCGGATTGCTGGAATTGTGGCGCGCAGCTATTGAGGCGTTCCCTCAGCGCCTCACGAGTGCAGTCAAAGCCATTTCCATGATCCATGGCCGCGTACTCCCCAAGCGCTACCATCCGAGCCGCATCGGAGCCAACCTCCAGATCCTTACGACACGCCCGAAAAAGAGCTTCGAGTTGAAAGATCGTTTGAACAGCTGCGGCTAACTGATCAATTGCCTCGTCGGCGACCTGAGCGGCGACATCATTGGCTTTGGTGGCGGACGTACTCATACGTCACCCCCGGTCGAAGGATCAACGGAGGCAGCAGCGCTGTAGATCAGCGCCAGCGCAGTCTCGGCGGCAAAGAAAGTCAATGTGGCGAGGTTCGACACTTCGGGCTGGCACATCAGATCGCGGAGGCCATGAACAACCGCTTCGAGGTATTCGGTAGCGGCCTCAAGCGAGTCATGAATCGGCACATCGCCGGCTGCGCTGAGGATTTCTAGATTTCCGCGCACGCAGAAAGGATGTTCGAGGGTAAGCAGATCGGTTTTCATGCTTTCTCTCCCACTGCAATTTCGGCACGCAGGCCGTAACGAACTGACTGAATCAGCGCACACGCAGTATTCGAAATGTGCGCCAGCGCGCGCAGTTCGGCGCAAGTCACCGGATCGCCGTTGTTGTTGGTGCTGAAGTCCAGGCGGTCGCAGAGGGTAGCCAGAGCGCAGTTAAAGTCAGCTGCAAGGCCGAGCGTTTGCTCAATATCTCCACCCTCGTGGATTTGAAACAGGTTGTTGTCAATGCCGCCAAAATCGACACTTTTGAGCGTCACGGTTTGCAGTTGCGCCTTACTGATCATTGGACACCGCCTTGGCGATTGCCGAACTCAACCGGACCAGTAGTGGCATCGACCAGGGCGGCAGACGCTTCAATCAGGAAGCGCACACCGTAGATCTGGTTCGTGGTCATGCCTTCGTCCGTCAGGCTGGTCATGATCTCCAGAGCCGACCCCATCAGCATTGAGGATAGGTTGAGTGCATCCTTCCCGGAGCCCCGCGACGTACTTCAAGTAGGGACGATTCATAGTCCCCGCACGAGAGCTCATGAAAAGCCATGGCGTCAGTAAGCAGCGGCTCTTGCGCTATCGATTGTTTGTTGCTATTTTTCGCTTGCATGTTTTGTCCCTTCGAAAGACAAAGTGGTGCCAAAGCCACCTGGTGGAACAGGTAGCGACTAAGAAGCTCAGCTCAGGCTGGGCTTTTTTGTGGGCGACCGAAAATTCAGCCGCTCAGCAAAAAACTGGGAGAGGTCGCGGGGGTTCATGGGTAGGCCTGCTGGATACTGGATGGATTCACAGCATCATCAGAGGTCTGACCTGGCAGTGAGATCTGGCGTAGATTTGTGTCCAAGGTCGGCGAGGGTTCCGGGTACAAATCGGGCCTCAGTTGATGACGGGAAATACCAGTGACAGCTTCGATTTTTAGGACGTGTTTAGCTGGGACGCT
The Pseudomonas poae DNA segment above includes these coding regions:
- a CDS encoding phage regulatory protein/antirepressor Ant, with the protein product MTIVIIKDGDAVTTTLAIAEGTLSDHASVIKLVRTYQADLEEFGLLDFKSESTGGRPTEYAFLNEPQSTLLLTYMRNTDIVRAFKKKLVREFWEMVQQRNQRAPALPADYIGALEHLLESKRSEKLAIEQRDHAIETKAEIGSRREATAMATASAAVRQVQKLKDDLGLGTRQAAVLAVEKAVGRKFGVSGYVPLRRWCKARGITAPKYSIPLSALSAAGPLAPGWTLTKLTWVTCLAPTENKHEQSNRLSKDANRGGYQRGPLRKEQRCRPVVEVLRSSQGRAGGH
- a CDS encoding Cro/Cl family transcriptional regulator, translated to MSIDAMTSAAKAAGSQTALAKALGCTPQNVQWMCSTGSVPAKHVLKIEAVTGISRHQLRPDLYPEPSPTLDTNLRQISLPGQTSDDAVNPSSIQQAYP